One window of the Canis aureus isolate CA01 chromosome 1, VMU_Caureus_v.1.0, whole genome shotgun sequence genome contains the following:
- the LOC144319898 gene encoding uncharacterized protein LOC144319898, producing the protein MERLIKNSIECSSFRGDWECKSQFERKQESQEGHFSQMIFTSEDMPTFNTQHQRIHTDEKLLECKECGKDFSFVSVLIRHQRIHTGEKPYECKECGKAFGSGANLAYHQRIHTGEKPYECSECGKAFGSGSNLTHHQRIHTGEKPYECKECGKAFSFGSGLIRHQIIHSGEKPYECKECGKSFSFESALTRHHRIHTGEKPYECKDCGKAFGSGSNLTQHRRIHTGEKPYECKACGMAFSSGSALTRHQRIHTGEKPYICNECGKAFSFGSALTRHQRIHTGEKPYVCKECGKAFNSGSDLTQHQRIHTGEKPYECKECEKAFRSGSKLIQHQRMHTGEKPYECKECGKAFSSGSDLTQHQRIHTGEKPYECKECGKAFGSGSKLIQHQLIHTGEKPYECKECGKSFSSGSALNRHQRIHTGEKLYECKECGKNFGSGSSLTQHQKIHTGEKLYECKECGKALGRGAEIHQHKRSHTGE; encoded by the coding sequence ATGGAAAGACTTATAAAAAACAGCATTGAGTGTTCAAGTTTCAGAGGTGATTGGGAATGTAAAAGCCAGTTTGAGAGAAAACAGGAATCTCAGGAAGGACATTTCAGTCAAATGATATTTACTTCTGAAGACATGCCCACTTTCAATACCCAGCATCAGAGAATACATACTGATGAGAAACTCcttgaatgtaaggaatgtgggaaggaTTTTAGTTTTGTATCGGTCCTTATTCGACATCAGcgaattcatactggtgagaaaccttatgaatgtaaagaatgtggcaaggcctttGGTAGTGGTGCAAATCTTGCTTATCATCAaagaattcatactggtgagaaaccttatgaatgtagTGAATGTGGAAAGGCCTTTGGTAGTGGCTCAAACCTTACTCATCATCAaagaattcatactggtgagaaaccaTATGAATGTAAAGAATGCGGGAAAGCTTTTAGTTTTGGATCAGGCCTTATTCGACATCAGATAATTCACAGTGGTGAAAAGCCTTATGAGTGTAAGGAATGTGGAAAGTCCTTTAGTTTTGAATCAGCCCTTACTCGGCATCACAGAATTCACACAGgtgagaaaccttatgaatgtaagGATTGTGGGAAGGCCTTTGGCAGTGGTTCAAACCTTACTCAACATCGAAGgattcatactggtgagaaaccttatgaatgtaaaGCATGTGGAATGGCCTTTAGTAGTGGTTCAGCCCTTACTCggcatcagagaattcatactggtgaaaaaccatatatatgtaatgaatgtgggaaggcTTTTAGTTTTGGATCAGCTCTTACTCGACATCAAAGAATCCACACTGGTGAGAAACCTTATgtatgtaaggaatgtgggaaggctTTTAATAGTGGCTCAGATCTCActcaacatcagagaattcacactggTGAGAAGCCCTATGAGTGTAAGGAATGTGAGAAGGCCTTTAGAAGTGGTTCAAAACTTATTCAGCATCAAAGAATGCACACTGGTGAGAAACCCTATGagtgtaaggaatgtgggaaagcctttagtAGTGGTTCAGACCTTACTCAACATCAGcgaattcatactggtgagaaaccttatgaatgtaaagaatgtggcaaggcctttGGTAGTGGCTCAAAACTTATCCAACACCAGCTAATTCATACTGGTGAAAAACCatatgaatgtaaagaatgtggaaaGTCCTTCAGTAGTGGTTCAGCTCTTAATCGGCACCAGAGAATACACACTGGTGAAAAACtctatgaatgtaaggaatgtgggaagaaTTTTGGTTCTGGCTCAAGCCTTACTCAACATCAGAAAATTCACACTGGTGAGAAACtttatgaatgtaaggaatgtggaaagGCTTTGGGGAGGGGCGCAGAAATTCATCAACATAAAAGAAGTCATACTGGTGAGTAG